In the genome of Paracoccus tegillarcae, one region contains:
- the qhpG gene encoding flavin-dependent monooxygenase QhpG, which translates to MAKPGDQEFDVIVLGGGPAGSVFAWLAARDGRRVALVDPCRVVPRTEGLSPRLRDWMQRTGLYDPQAIGAVEARRTSDWNGNATAINSELIVDRAALDHHLRDMARRAGATLIRDSGAPGPGQVQLAGQKVMHGRFIIDARGRRAGQGTRRSHRGPATIAIGAGVQLETGQGAGTWVIPLDQGWLWLARRDDGSGWVQLVLDAADPMGQSPDQRLRSGLEAAAERLPVIHSVHQDLLVRDATPVLGAPSDDLGVMAIGDAASAMDPLSGHGLFWAVSSALTATAVRRTLEQREDAETVAMARRFLRQRHEDVYPRQARLGRDFIRSQTARLHLPFWQRRAAFPDDIPIASDRITSSLARRIIVENGLLTAAEVVLTPHAPAGVAWVGTQKAADLFRAASAGRDR; encoded by the coding sequence ATGGCAAAGCCTGGGGATCAAGAATTCGATGTAATCGTGCTGGGCGGTGGCCCCGCCGGGTCAGTCTTTGCATGGCTGGCGGCACGGGATGGGCGGCGGGTTGCGCTGGTCGATCCCTGCCGGGTGGTTCCGCGAACCGAAGGGCTAAGCCCGCGCCTGCGCGATTGGATGCAACGCACCGGGCTTTATGATCCTCAGGCAATCGGCGCGGTTGAGGCGCGGCGGACCAGCGACTGGAACGGGAATGCCACGGCCATCAATTCCGAACTGATCGTCGATCGCGCGGCACTTGATCACCACCTGCGCGACATGGCACGCCGCGCCGGAGCGACGCTGATCCGCGACAGTGGCGCACCCGGCCCCGGTCAGGTCCAACTCGCGGGGCAAAAGGTGATGCACGGGCGCTTCATCATCGACGCTCGCGGCAGACGGGCAGGGCAGGGCACGCGCCGATCACATCGCGGCCCGGCGACGATTGCCATCGGCGCAGGCGTGCAGCTTGAGACGGGACAGGGCGCGGGAACATGGGTGATTCCGCTGGATCAGGGCTGGCTGTGGCTGGCGCGGCGCGATGACGGATCCGGCTGGGTGCAATTGGTGCTGGATGCCGCCGATCCGATGGGCCAATCGCCTGACCAAAGGCTTCGATCGGGGCTCGAGGCAGCCGCCGAGCGACTGCCAGTCATTCACAGCGTCCATCAGGATCTGCTGGTCCGCGACGCAACCCCGGTGCTTGGCGCGCCGTCGGATGATCTGGGCGTGATGGCCATTGGCGACGCGGCCTCGGCCATGGACCCATTGTCGGGGCACGGGTTGTTCTGGGCCGTATCCTCGGCACTGACCGCAACGGCCGTCCGGCGCACATTGGAACAGCGCGAAGATGCGGAAACGGTCGCGATGGCCCGGCGCTTTTTGCGTCAGCGCCACGAGGACGTGTATCCCAGACAGGCCCGCCTTGGCCGGGATTTCATCCGCAGCCAGACCGCGCGCCTGCACCTGCCCTTCTGGCAGCGTCGGGCCGCGTTTCCAGATGATATTCCGATTGCCTCGGATCGCATCACTAGCAGCCTTGCCCGGCGCATCATTGTCGAAAACGGCTTGCTGACCGCAGCAGAGGTTGTGCTGACACCTCACGCGCCTGCCGGCGTGGCATGGGTCGGGACGCAAAAGGCCGCCGACCTTTTTCGTGCGGCGTCGGCGGGGCGGGACCGATAG
- a CDS encoding coniferyl aldehyde dehydrogenase, with product MKHDREIGAQSPDTQQTLRRRFDNMHKAARTGVAATAEERLDRLDRLRNMLLENETAFVEAISADFCNRSAHESRLLDIVLTLNSLRTARKNLRRWMRDERRHVDLSFQPAKAWVRYEPLGVIGIISPWNYPIFLALGPLVDALAAGNRAMIKPSELTPRTSALLAEKIAEKFDETEVAVIVGDAEIAQAFSGLPFDHLVFTGSTPVGRKVMQAAAANLTPVTLELGGKSPVVVCDDYPLEAAARSISFGKYLNAGQTCISPDYALVPKDKVEEFAKLVIEQARVKYPSLAKNGDYTSIISPRHYDRLAVAISDARAAGARVLSLDDDGTAEFRKIPPTVVIDTPEDNLLLTEEIFGPILPIIGYETLDEVAEYINARDRPLALYAFGKDKRQLKGILDRSISGGVTLNGTMLHAAQESMSFGGVGASGIGGYHGHAGFKRFSHARSVHKIGFINLFEKLGPPWGGLAGRTTNFLKKRR from the coding sequence ATGAAACATGATCGCGAGATCGGCGCTCAATCGCCTGATACCCAACAGACCCTTCGCAGACGTTTCGACAACATGCACAAGGCGGCGCGAACAGGCGTCGCCGCCACGGCCGAGGAACGTCTGGACCGGCTGGACCGCCTGCGGAACATGCTGCTTGAAAACGAAACCGCTTTTGTTGAGGCGATTTCGGCTGATTTCTGCAACAGATCCGCGCATGAATCGCGACTTCTGGATATTGTCCTTACGCTGAATTCGCTGCGCACGGCCCGTAAGAACCTGCGCCGCTGGATGCGCGACGAACGCCGTCACGTGGACCTGTCGTTTCAGCCGGCAAAAGCCTGGGTGCGGTATGAGCCGCTTGGCGTGATCGGCATCATCTCGCCTTGGAACTATCCGATTTTTCTGGCGCTCGGCCCGCTGGTCGATGCCCTTGCCGCCGGCAACCGGGCGATGATCAAACCGTCCGAATTGACGCCCCGCACCTCGGCGCTGTTGGCCGAAAAGATCGCCGAAAAATTCGATGAGACCGAGGTCGCCGTGATTGTCGGCGATGCCGAGATCGCGCAGGCCTTTTCCGGTCTTCCATTCGATCATCTGGTCTTTACCGGCTCGACCCCGGTCGGACGCAAGGTGATGCAGGCGGCGGCAGCAAACCTGACGCCTGTGACCCTTGAACTGGGTGGCAAATCGCCGGTTGTCGTCTGCGATGATTACCCGCTGGAGGCCGCCGCCCGCAGTATCTCGTTCGGCAAATATCTGAATGCCGGGCAAACCTGCATTTCGCCCGATTACGCGCTGGTTCCCAAGGACAAGGTCGAAGAGTTCGCCAAGCTGGTGATCGAACAGGCACGGGTAAAATATCCGAGTCTCGCCAAGAACGGCGACTATACCTCGATCATCTCGCCACGGCATTATGACCGACTGGCTGTCGCGATCAGCGATGCCCGCGCCGCCGGTGCCCGGGTTCTGAGCCTGGACGACGATGGCACCGCCGAATTTCGCAAGATCCCGCCCACGGTCGTGATCGACACGCCCGAGGATAACTTGCTGCTGACCGAGGAAATCTTTGGGCCGATCCTGCCAATCATTGGCTACGAGACCCTTGACGAGGTGGCGGAATATATCAACGCAAGGGACCGTCCGCTGGCGCTTTACGCCTTCGGCAAGGACAAGCGGCAGTTGAAGGGAATCCTTGATCGCTCGATTTCCGGCGGCGTGACGCTGAACGGGACGATGCTTCACGCGGCGCAGGAAAGCATGTCGTTCGGCGGTGTCGGTGCAAGCGGTATCGGCGGGTATCACGGCCATGCCGGGTTCAAACGCTTCAGCCATGCGCGGTCGGTCCACAAGATCGGCTTTATCAACCTGTTCGAAAAGCTTGGCCCCCCTTGGGGCGGACTAGCCGGCAGGACCACGAACTTCCTCAAAAAGCGGCGCTAA
- a CDS encoding membrane-bound PQQ-dependent dehydrogenase, glucose/quinate/shikimate family: MTSPHQPAPHLLLRVFGFVLGVVGLILTFGGIYLITLGGSWYYAITGLLMSLAAFRTFRGQANGLYLYLFVFLGTVLWAIWEVGFSFWPLVPRLVAPVFLAACALLLLPLVREGAGRPASARPFVAGGIGLSAIFAGFMALMFMPHDVVQNDVSITPGQVSAATENVGENWVAWGKTSEGLRYSTAEQITPENVSQLEVAWVAQTGFIADQSQNLQDQNTPLYVDGTLYQCASGSQVTALDGITGEIKWQFDPQGASPYWKRCRTLAYFDPGPQDTCGPRIVMTTTDTRLISLRASDGSTCETFGTNGMLDLAAGMGQLVPGDPIDENTVIPPLPGFLAQTTGPFIGGDKIILGAWVADNVSMGEPSGAVRAFDARTGAQVWAWDLGNPEITNLPPEGETYTRGTPNVWSGISIDEELGLVYLPLGNATPDYYGGHRRDFDDEYNASLVALRLDDGREAWHFRTQNHDLWDYDLPSQPALANVPDGNGGAIPAVIQTTKRGQIFVLDRRNGQPIKTVEEKPVPAGDGVIDGEYYAETQPYSTGMAAIGGDPLSEKQMWGATPIDQMMCRIMFKSYKYEGDFTPQSTQKTLVYPGNNGGMNWGSASVDQGRNIMVVADMRMPVVTQLLPREQFRKDNPDFEGDPHGALSAQFGLPYAHSVVNFMSPLGVPCLQPPWGTVSAVDVASGELVWQQPAGTGKDATLVGIGLQNPLPFYVGMPALGGAITTGSGLTFHSGTQDYYLRAYDTETGDVLWKGRLPSGSQSTPMTYIGPDGRQYIVLTAGGARYNPNDWADYIIAFALPE, translated from the coding sequence GTGACCTCACCACATCAACCCGCCCCGCATCTTTTGCTGCGCGTCTTCGGATTCGTCCTCGGCGTCGTCGGCCTTATTCTGACATTTGGGGGGATCTACCTGATCACCCTCGGAGGAAGCTGGTATTACGCGATCACCGGGCTGCTCATGTCCTTGGCGGCCTTTCGCACCTTCCGCGGACAGGCGAACGGTCTTTACCTATATCTGTTCGTGTTCCTCGGCACAGTCCTCTGGGCCATCTGGGAGGTCGGGTTCTCGTTCTGGCCGCTGGTCCCGCGTCTGGTTGCGCCCGTCTTCCTTGCCGCCTGCGCGTTGTTGCTGCTGCCGCTTGTCCGTGAGGGTGCGGGGCGACCCGCCTCTGCGCGGCCCTTCGTGGCCGGTGGCATTGGGCTATCGGCGATATTCGCTGGTTTCATGGCCCTGATGTTCATGCCCCATGATGTTGTGCAAAACGATGTCAGCATCACGCCCGGTCAGGTATCCGCAGCAACCGAAAACGTGGGCGAGAACTGGGTTGCCTGGGGCAAGACCAGCGAAGGTCTGCGCTATTCCACCGCCGAACAGATCACGCCCGAGAATGTTTCTCAGCTAGAGGTTGCCTGGGTCGCGCAGACCGGCTTTATCGCCGATCAGTCGCAAAACCTTCAGGACCAGAACACGCCGCTTTACGTCGATGGCACGCTTTATCAATGCGCCTCGGGCTCTCAGGTAACTGCGCTTGACGGCATCACCGGCGAAATCAAATGGCAGTTCGACCCGCAGGGCGCATCACCCTATTGGAAACGTTGCCGGACACTGGCCTATTTCGATCCCGGCCCACAGGATACATGTGGCCCCCGGATCGTGATGACGACCACCGACACGCGGTTGATCTCGCTCAGGGCATCGGATGGCAGCACCTGCGAGACGTTCGGCACGAATGGCATGCTCGATCTTGCGGCCGGAATGGGCCAGTTGGTGCCCGGCGATCCCATCGACGAAAACACGGTGATCCCCCCGCTTCCCGGCTTTCTCGCCCAGACAACCGGGCCTTTCATCGGTGGCGACAAGATCATCCTCGGGGCATGGGTCGCCGACAATGTGAGCATGGGCGAGCCTTCGGGTGCCGTGCGTGCCTTTGACGCACGCACCGGCGCACAGGTCTGGGCATGGGATCTGGGCAACCCCGAGATCACCAACCTTCCCCCAGAAGGCGAAACCTATACGCGAGGCACCCCCAATGTCTGGAGCGGGATCTCGATCGATGAAGAACTTGGTCTGGTCTATCTGCCGCTTGGCAATGCGACGCCTGACTATTACGGCGGGCATCGGCGCGACTTTGACGACGAATATAATGCGTCGCTTGTCGCGCTGCGGCTGGATGATGGGCGCGAAGCCTGGCATTTCCGGACCCAGAACCACGACCTCTGGGACTATGACCTGCCGTCGCAGCCCGCCCTTGCCAATGTGCCCGACGGAAATGGCGGAGCCATTCCTGCCGTGATCCAGACCACCAAGCGCGGCCAGATCTTTGTGCTGGACCGCCGCAATGGGCAGCCCATCAAGACGGTCGAGGAAAAGCCGGTGCCGGCCGGTGATGGCGTGATCGACGGTGAATATTACGCCGAAACACAGCCCTATTCGACCGGCATGGCCGCCATCGGTGGCGATCCGCTAAGCGAAAAGCAGATGTGGGGCGCGACCCCCATCGACCAGATGATGTGCCGCATCATGTTTAAGAGCTACAAATATGAGGGCGATTTCACCCCGCAGTCTACGCAAAAAACGCTTGTCTATCCGGGCAATAACGGCGGCATGAACTGGGGCAGCGCCTCCGTGGATCAGGGCCGCAATATCATGGTCGTGGCGGATATGCGGATGCCTGTGGTGACGCAGCTGCTGCCGCGCGAACAGTTCCGCAAGGATAACCCCGACTTTGAGGGCGATCCTCATGGGGCTCTGTCGGCGCAATTCGGTCTTCCCTACGCCCATTCGGTCGTCAACTTCATGTCGCCATTGGGCGTCCCCTGCCTGCAGCCGCCCTGGGGGACCGTGTCGGCCGTGGATGTCGCCAGCGGCGAGTTGGTCTGGCAGCAGCCAGCGGGAACCGGAAAGGACGCGACGCTTGTCGGGATTGGCCTGCAGAATCCGCTGCCCTTCTATGTCGGCATGCCTGCTTTGGGCGGTGCCATCACGACCGGATCGGGTCTGACCTTCCATTCGGGAACGCAGGACTACTACCTGCGCGCCTATGATACCGAGACGGGCGACGTTCTGTGGAAAGGCCGCTTGCCGTCTGGCTCTCAGTCGACCCCGATGACCTATATCGGGCCTGATGGTCGCCAGTACATCGTGCTGACCGCAGGCGGTGCGCGGTACAATCCGAATGATTGGGCCGATTACATCATCGCCTTCGCATTGCCGGAATGA
- a CDS encoding transketolase family protein gives MTKLEKLSEGSWHYRMMGDIFPDLLRPSDALIDLYEGGTPVVALTPDLIYSGGLAKFYEKHPDRVINTGLSEQNTVSMAAGLATTGATPWVSGMSAFLALLCNEQIRMDVAYSQQNVRFLGHHTGLAFGFYGSSHHATEDIGALRSIANMTIISPSDDNQQYAAMMASKDYDGPIYYRTGRGRNPEVYEEGSFTFEIGKAHEHMKGDEVTIIACGMPVHPSLQVAKKLNAEGHSVGLLDMATIKPLDVDAVLEAASRSKVILTIEEHNVLGGLGSAVAEVMAENPGNARLIRHGIKDEYSLIGPPTHLYGHYKLDEAGIESVVRDAMK, from the coding sequence ATGACCAAACTGGAAAAACTGTCCGAAGGCTCCTGGCACTACCGCATGATGGGCGACATCTTTCCGGACCTGCTGCGTCCGTCCGATGCGCTGATCGATCTGTATGAGGGCGGCACGCCCGTCGTCGCGCTGACGCCTGACCTGATCTATTCTGGCGGGCTGGCCAAGTTCTATGAGAAACATCCCGATCGCGTCATCAATACCGGTCTGTCCGAACAGAACACCGTGTCGATGGCCGCGGGTCTGGCCACGACCGGCGCGACACCCTGGGTGTCGGGCATGTCGGCCTTTCTTGCGCTGCTCTGCAATGAACAGATCAGGATGGACGTCGCCTATAGCCAGCAGAACGTGCGCTTTTTGGGGCACCATACCGGCCTGGCTTTTGGTTTTTACGGCTCATCGCACCATGCGACCGAGGATATCGGCGCGCTGCGGTCGATCGCCAACATGACGATCATTTCGCCCTCGGATGACAACCAGCAATATGCCGCGATGATGGCATCCAAGGATTATGACGGCCCGATCTACTATCGCACCGGGCGCGGACGTAATCCCGAGGTCTATGAAGAGGGTTCGTTCACCTTCGAGATCGGCAAGGCGCATGAGCATATGAAGGGCGACGAGGTCACCATCATTGCCTGTGGCATGCCGGTTCACCCGTCGCTGCAAGTGGCCAAAAAGCTGAACGCCGAGGGTCACTCGGTCGGGCTTCTGGACATGGCGACGATCAAGCCGCTGGACGTCGACGCGGTGCTGGAAGCCGCCTCGCGGTCCAAGGTCATCCTGACGATCGAAGAGCATAACGTGCTTGGCGGTCTGGGGTCAGCCGTGGCCGAAGTGATGGCCGAGAACCCCGGCAATGCCCGCCTGATCCGTCACGGGATCAAGGATGAGTACTCGCTGATCGGCCCGCCGACGCATCTGTACGGGCACTACAAGCTGGATGAGGCCGGCATCGAAAGCGTCGTGCGTGATGCGATGAAATAG
- a CDS encoding transketolase, whose amino-acid sequence MTSTQTGTVARNDLRPTAEEIDLMREKARMVRLETIRLIMLPKIGHYSSVFSCAELFASLYYGVMSVKEGDPDWEDRDRFTFGKGHAAIGLYPILADLGWLDKDVLDGYCSLGNPLGDHPDMTKVPGIDFSSGSIGHALSNALGMALGARFQGKDFTAFAMMGDGEQQEGQVWEAATAAVAKKVNNLIAIVDNNKYQLDGAVTEVNDIGDIAGKWRAFGFETHEVDGHDLEAVTTLLRRLKADKTRQGPACVIAHTVKGRGIDLMENETGWHLGYLTPGDSEIAAQEIMSKEI is encoded by the coding sequence ATGACCTCTACTCAAACCGGCACTGTCGCCCGCAATGATTTGCGGCCGACTGCTGAAGAAATCGACCTCATGCGCGAGAAGGCGCGAATGGTCCGGCTGGAAACGATTCGGCTGATCATGCTGCCAAAGATCGGACATTACAGTTCCGTCTTTTCTTGCGCCGAACTGTTTGCCTCGCTGTATTACGGCGTGATGTCGGTCAAGGAGGGCGACCCGGATTGGGAAGACCGCGACCGGTTCACCTTTGGCAAGGGCCATGCGGCCATCGGCCTCTACCCGATCCTCGCCGATCTGGGCTGGCTCGATAAAGACGTGCTGGATGGCTATTGCAGCCTTGGAAATCCGCTGGGTGACCACCCGGACATGACCAAGGTGCCCGGCATCGACTTTTCCTCGGGGTCCATCGGACATGCGCTGTCAAATGCACTTGGCATGGCCCTCGGCGCACGGTTCCAGGGCAAGGACTTCACCGCCTTTGCGATGATGGGCGACGGTGAGCAGCAAGAGGGCCAGGTCTGGGAGGCGGCAACCGCTGCCGTGGCGAAGAAGGTGAACAACCTCATCGCGATCGTGGATAACAACAAATACCAGTTGGACGGCGCGGTCACCGAGGTCAACGATATCGGCGACATCGCCGGGAAATGGCGCGCATTCGGCTTTGAGACCCACGAGGTCGACGGCCACGATCTGGAGGCCGTCACGACGCTGCTGCGCCGGTTGAAGGCCGACAAGACCCGCCAAGGCCCCGCCTGCGTCATTGCCCATACGGTCAAGGGCCGTGGCATCGACCTGATGGAAAACGAAACCGGCTGGCATCTGGGCTATCTGACGCCCGGCGATTCCGAAATTGCCGCTCAGGAAATCATGAGCAAGGAGATTTGA
- a CDS encoding GFA family protein yields the protein MSKIEGGCLCGSIRYTSDTDPVMVVNCYCENCRKNSGSTHSFNLGMPFGSVTVTGDTIATYVDTTGASGQPFNRHFCSNCGTHFRSEGPAYEGIEMIKGGTLDNPEPFAPVAHIWCEQKLSWVSVPEGAPTFPRNPQ from the coding sequence ATGTCCAAGATCGAAGGAGGCTGCCTGTGCGGCAGCATTCGCTACACCAGCGACACCGACCCCGTCATGGTGGTGAACTGCTATTGCGAGAATTGCCGCAAGAACTCTGGCTCCACGCATAGCTTCAATCTGGGGATGCCGTTTGGCTCGGTGACTGTCACCGGCGACACCATCGCCACATATGTGGACACGACCGGCGCCAGCGGCCAGCCGTTCAATCGCCATTTCTGTTCGAATTGCGGCACGCATTTCCGTTCCGAAGGGCCGGCCTATGAGGGGATCGAGATGATCAAGGGCGGCACGCTGGACAATCCAGAGCCATTCGCGCCGGTTGCCCATATCTGGTGCGAACAAAAGCTTTCATGGGTATCTGTGCCAGAGGGCGCCCCGACCTTTCCGCGCAACCCGCAATAG
- a CDS encoding hydantoinase B/oxoprolinase family protein encodes MNVMTKPEFTEVDPITLQVIRGSFETVAEELGHVLYRMSFSSIIRESQDLGAGLFDTDYNTLCESESTPMHIGSIPGYLRGIAETIEDGEWYEGDVVVHNHPYYGASHTPDLAIVVPVFFKGRLVGFAGNTAHHVDIGAATPGLIIDVPDVFAEGMLLAGVKLYRKGEANTAMWNYIRMNSRAAQQLVSDIEAQVASARLGAKRFVELLEKYGEDVVFGSANQLMDYSERMTRQRLSEIPDGDYEAEGWLDDDGRNRGQRLRVKVTVRVRGDEVEVDLTGSADQTPTAYNVPFEGSTKVAAYAAFRKLLLDTATSEMRVPSNEGSFRPIKVTAPLGSIFNPRFPASAEARFTQCNRMIDLIIRALAPVMPDTVIAGSSASISFAAYSGVRPSGEYWVFLEVNEGAYGGRPRSDGPDAIDNLMANTRNNPLEDLAMHIPMICDRYELRDDVPPGAGEYRGGIGVVKSQRVLSPGFITHESERHSEAPWGIFGGHEGAVGKCLLYNAATPDDVTEMHSKFSGLEVGAGDVMAYYSPNGGGFGDPLKRRAQKVLEDVLDGFCSVDHARRAYGVIVDLEEETVDIEATNKLRDKMKAAS; translated from the coding sequence ATGAACGTCATGACAAAACCCGAGTTCACCGAGGTGGACCCGATCACGCTTCAGGTCATCCGCGGCTCGTTCGAGACTGTCGCCGAGGAACTGGGCCATGTGCTGTATCGCATGTCCTTTTCCTCGATCATCCGCGAAAGCCAGGATCTGGGCGCGGGGCTGTTCGACACTGATTACAACACGCTTTGCGAAAGTGAATCGACGCCGATGCATATAGGCTCGATCCCCGGTTATCTGCGCGGGATCGCGGAAACCATCGAGGACGGCGAATGGTATGAGGGCGATGTGGTCGTTCACAACCATCCCTATTACGGCGCTTCGCATACGCCCGATCTGGCTATCGTCGTACCGGTCTTCTTCAAGGGCAGGCTGGTGGGCTTTGCCGGGAATACGGCCCATCACGTCGATATCGGCGCGGCAACGCCCGGTCTGATCATCGACGTCCCCGATGTCTTTGCCGAAGGGATGTTGCTCGCGGGCGTTAAGCTGTACCGCAAGGGCGAGGCCAACACCGCGATGTGGAACTATATCCGCATGAACAGCCGCGCCGCACAGCAGCTTGTCAGCGATATCGAGGCGCAGGTTGCCTCGGCCCGACTGGGGGCAAAGCGGTTTGTCGAATTGCTGGAGAAATACGGCGAGGATGTCGTCTTCGGCTCGGCCAATCAACTGATGGATTACTCCGAGCGGATGACGCGCCAGCGCCTTTCCGAGATCCCCGATGGTGATTACGAGGCCGAGGGCTGGCTTGACGACGATGGCCGCAACCGTGGCCAGCGGCTGCGCGTCAAGGTGACGGTTCGCGTGCGTGGCGATGAGGTAGAGGTGGATCTGACGGGATCGGCGGACCAGACGCCGACCGCCTATAACGTGCCCTTCGAGGGCTCGACCAAGGTGGCGGCCTATGCAGCCTTTCGCAAGCTGCTGCTCGATACGGCGACATCCGAGATGCGGGTGCCGTCCAACGAGGGATCCTTCCGCCCGATCAAGGTGACCGCGCCGCTGGGTTCGATCTTCAATCCCAGATTCCCCGCCTCTGCCGAGGCACGCTTTACCCAGTGCAACCGGATGATTGATCTCATCATCCGCGCACTGGCCCCGGTTATGCCCGACACGGTGATCGCGGGCTCATCAGCGTCGATTTCATTCGCCGCCTATTCCGGGGTGCGACCCTCGGGCGAATACTGGGTGTTTCTGGAGGTCAACGAGGGCGCCTATGGCGGCAGGCCGCGGTCCGATGGGCCCGACGCGATCGACAACCTGATGGCCAATACGCGCAATAATCCGCTCGAAGATCTGGCGATGCATATCCCGATGATCTGCGACCGCTACGAGTTGCGTGACGACGTGCCGCCGGGGGCGGGGGAGTATCGCGGCGGTATCGGCGTGGTCAAATCGCAGCGCGTGCTGTCACCGGGTTTCATAACCCATGAAAGCGAACGGCATTCCGAGGCGCCTTGGGGTATCTTCGGCGGCCATGAGGGCGCGGTCGGCAAATGCCTGCTCTACAATGCCGCGACGCCTGATGACGTGACCGAGATGCATTCGAAGTTTTCGGGCCTCGAGGTCGGGGCCGGCGATGTGATGGCCTATTACAGCCCCAATGGTGGCGGTTTCGGCGATCCGCTGAAGCGGCGGGCGCAGAAGGTGCTGGAGGATGTCCTGGACGGGTTCTGCAGCGTCGACCATGCCCGCCGAGCCTATGGCGTGATCGTCGATCTGGAAGAAGAGACTGTCGATATCGAAGCCACCAACAAGCTGCGCGACAAGATGAAGGCCGCAAGCTGA
- a CDS encoding IS3 family transposase (programmed frameshift), with protein sequence MGTVRTDEFRKDAVRIALTSGLSRRQVADDLGVGLSTLNKWVNAHRDTDVVSAEDRELARENERLRRENRILKEERDIPKKSHPVLRGPKAVRFRFIEEQRGAFPIDRLCQVMNVSPRGLRAFRSLPASHRQRMDMVVLAHIKEQSRLSLGSYGRPRMTEELKEVGVDVGHRRVGRLMRENRIIVERTRKFKATTDSAHTFNIAPNLLDRDFSAAGPNQKWAGDISYIWTREGWLYLAVILDLHSRRVIGWAVSNRMKRDLAIRALKMAIAFRSPPKGCIFHSDRGSQYCSHDYQKILRQHGFKVSMSGKGNCYDNAAVETFFKTIKAELIWRRSWVTRRHAEMAIFEYINGFYNPRRRHSALGWKSPVAFERKVA encoded by the exons ATGGGCACAGTCAGGACGGATGAATTTCGCAAGGATGCAGTGCGGATTGCGCTGACCAGCGGGCTTTCGCGGCGTCAAGTTGCGGATGATCTTGGGGTCGGCTTGTCGACCCTCAATAAGTGGGTGAACGCACACCGGGACACGGACGTAGTCTCAGCCGAGGATCGCGAGTTGGCGCGTGAGAACGAACGGCTTCGGCGCGAGAACCGTATCCTCAAGGAGGAGAGGGACATCC CTAAAAAAAGCCACCCAGTTCTTCGCGGGCCAAAAGCCGTGAGGTTCAGGTTCATCGAAGAACAGCGCGGGGCCTTCCCGATCGACCGGCTTTGCCAGGTGATGAATGTCAGCCCGCGTGGATTACGGGCCTTCCGCAGCCTCCCAGCCAGCCACAGGCAGCGCATGGACATGGTCGTTCTGGCGCATATCAAGGAACAGTCGCGTCTGAGCTTGGGCAGCTATGGTCGGCCGAGGATGACAGAGGAGCTGAAAGAGGTTGGTGTCGATGTCGGGCATCGACGCGTCGGTCGCCTGATGCGCGAAAACAGGATCATCGTTGAAAGAACGCGTAAGTTCAAAGCCACGACCGACAGCGCCCATACGTTCAACATCGCCCCGAACCTGCTGGATCGCGACTTTAGTGCAGCCGGGCCCAACCAGAAATGGGCGGGCGACATCAGCTACATCTGGACCCGCGAGGGCTGGCTATATCTGGCAGTCATCCTGGACCTGCACTCCCGCCGCGTGATCGGCTGGGCTGTCAGCAACCGGATGAAGCGCGATCTGGCGATCCGGGCCTTGAAGATGGCGATTGCCTTCAGGTCGCCACCCAAAGGCTGCATCTTCCACAGCGACAGGGGCAGCCAATACTGTTCGCATGACTACCAGAAGATCCTGCGCCAGCATGGCTTCAAAGTCTCGATGAGCGGCAAAGGTAATTGTTATGACAATGCGGCCGTCGAGACATTCTTCAAAACCATCAAGGCCGAGCTGATCTGGCGGCGGTCATGGGTAACCCGGCGGCACGCTGAGATGGCGATCTTCGAATACATCAATGGGTTCTACAATCCGCGTCGACGGCACTCAGCACTGGGCTGGAAAAGCCCGGTCGCTTTTGAACGGAAGGTGGCTTAA